From the Astyanax mexicanus isolate ESR-SI-001 chromosome 12, AstMex3_surface, whole genome shotgun sequence genome, the window ATGATGCTACAAACACCAAAAGCCAAAATCCTAACTTGTCTCCACGTGTTACCGCTCTGATTTTAGCTGCACTCGAGAGGCCTTGGGGTGGGGGACGGGGAGTGGGGGGCATTACCAAGCGAACACGCATCTTTGGCATGGCCCGCCGCTTGTCATTGTCTGGTGCAAAAATATGTAAACATCACTCGACGCAAAATCTAATGATTTTTTGGAATGTTTGAACTGAGAGTTGAGAGGGAGCGTGACCGACGGTGCCTCGACAACAGCAACAAAATACCTCATGCATTCCCAAGGCCGGCCGGGGTAGTCCCCCATTAAAGCCAGACTAAATGTGTCATGGCCACGTTACTTTCTTTTTTATTGGGTtagtggtaattttttttttttttttttgcatttgatcATTTAATTTCATAAACACCCTTCAAAAAACAACACTCCCCTCTTTCCTGAATAataagacaaaaaacaaaaacaaaaaaaaacacaatctaaAAAGGACCTACAATGTCCAGAACCTACAAACTACAAAACTAGCATCATTGTTGTGATACCTGAGATCAACCTATGTTGAGAGAAGTCTATAAATCGGTAGATTTACCCTGTTTTAAAAAGATCAGTCCAGTTGAAGGTGAGGAGCTTGTGAGAGAGGGGCACACACAGCACCATAACACGTCACCACCAATTCAACTGCTGAACATCTTCACCACTTTTTACTTGCCAACAGAATGCCCTGTTGATAAGTCAGCATTAGTAATAGTCTCAAAAGGCCTGGAAAAGCCATTGAGAACATACTTACACATAAGGTTTATGTAACAGGCTATGTTAGAACTCAGCACAATGTGTTGCTTTAATGCTCTGCACTATAAGAGCCTCCAGAACTTGTAAAAATGTACTATATTTAAGACCTCAGCATTAGCTATTCTAAAATGCGACATTTGCAAGTGTTCTAGAAAACCCAAACTGCTGTTCTAGAGCTGTCTAAATATTCTAAAATCCTTCATAATGATCAGTTCAGGACAGCTACAGAATCAGCTGTTGAAGATCTCAGCAGAATGAGCTATTCTAGGTCTCTGTATAGTGAGCAGTTGCATGGTTGCTGTTGTGAGCTCAGGTTCAGTGTTGCTGTGACAGAAGCTGCtgtcctttctctctttccccttaGTAGTATGCCTATGGTTCTGGATTTGTTCTACCACCACTTGTGGAACGGTTCACTTACTCCCCACCACCTTTACAtaacactgtgtaaaaaaaaaaaaaaaaagcacaacatCAAAAGAAACACGCTAACAGATAAACTGTATGCAGCTCTCCAGTAAAGTCTTCCATCCCCAGTCTACGATTATGGGATGTACTTAACCCCCCCGTCTTACTGATGACAAAGGGTCTTGATGACTACTGACCATCCGTCTCTCTCCTGCAGGCTTTACAGTACAAGGGTGTGTTATGTGCAGCACACACAAATCAGCCCACCTACGTCATCTGGAGAGAGAGGGATTGGTCTCATTGAGGTAGTCTATACAAACACACTTCATCCCACATGTCTACGTCCCcatcagaaaacaaacaaaacaacaaaataaaactgtAACAACTGTAACTCTAATCCTAGCAGTGGCGTCACGAACACATCCTGCACTCGGACTAGCGAGCAGAAAACTCTGCCGCGGATTTTGTGCATTTCCCGTACAAACAGGATTGGAACGGGCACAGTGTGGATTAGTATACATTCAGCTCTGTCTGgtaataaatagagagagagatagagaggaaaaaagaagtaTAAAATAGCTGCTAGTCACATTCAATGAGGGGGCAGGGGTACCAGAAGTCCCGCCCCCAATAGCAACACCTCCAGCACCCCGCCCCCCGTGCAATTGTAGGTGAGAAGGGTCGCTTCTTAGGTCAGAGGGGGGCGGGCTTAGTTGGCAGGGGCGGTACCCTTCGTCACACAGGGGGAGGAGCTTGTCCTGTAATTGTTCAGGCTGGTCTTACAGGAGTGCAGGACTGCCTTGAACAGCAGGGGGAGCTGCTCTAAAGGGACGTTGACCAACTTCCCTGTGACAAGAAAGGAGAGAAGAGTTAGGAGCTGCCAGCTACCTTTTGTATTTAATATCATACTTATACAGAGCCCGTAAAGAGACacagtgaatgttttttttttttttacgtaaaaaaaggTGGTGAGCAACattcagctttggaaaaaaaataaaagacccctTAAAcatgataagtttctttaattttactaaattgaaatcctctggaatataatcaaaaggaagacggatgatcacaagccatcaaaccaagctgaactgcttgaatttttgcaccaggagtgccataaagttatccaaaagcagtgttctatccaaaagactggtggaggagaacatgacaagatgcattaaaaatgtaattaaaaaaagggttattccaccaaattttgatttctgaactcttaaaactttatgaatatgaactggttttctttgcattatttgaggtctggaagctctgcatcttttttgttatttcagccatttctcattttctgctaataaatgctctaaatgacagtattcaTTATAGAAGGGGGGGTTTATGAATTTTTGAAGTCACAACAGATAGGACAAGAAGAATTAATGCAAATTAAAGATGATAAGGTAAGGTTATGTGTTTAGATAGttataaaaatcatatttatttagctagctatTTGTGATCTAATGAAAGCTGCTAGCTTTTTACCTAGCtaacctaatgctagctaagttagcttagcttagaaggcttgcattgctctctgtacagcttgggtgaaagtagccgctgtgtgtgtgtgtgtgtgtgtgcgtgcgtgcgtgcgtgcgtgtgtgtgtgcccaaaagCTTTTTCTACAAAACGATACCTCCTGCCTTGTCTACTTATAATAAGAGCTAGCTACGTAACTAGTTAGCTGGCTATTGTTAGCTCTGGGCTACCTAGCTAAGgctaaaacattccacaatgaaataaagtagttaacgttagctaacgtagctaaaatatttcacactaaaataaagcagttaacgttagctaacctagctagctaacaaattTTACTTCACTGTGGAACATCTACTCAAAAAGACAAGTTATTGTAAATTGTTGAAGTTGTCTGTCAGTTAAACTATAGCTTGATAGCTACCATTATTACCTGTTTGCAACAGGTTTTCtgtctagctagctagcattagccaaGAAACTACTTGCTGGGGTGCTTACTACTTACTATTCGGTGCTCATCACTACTATGGTGCTCACTTTTTTACATACAAAAAATACACCATTTCCCTTTAGGAGCTCTGTAAACTTATACAGTAAAAAGTTTAACAAAACATTTGTAACACTGTATTATTCAAACTCTTGTGATAAGAAAGATGAAATAAAAGTGTCCTCAAACCCTGTAATGAAGTTTCCTACAGAAGTAAAGTTCTCTTAAAAAATGACATGAAATTATCTCCCAACACATTAGAGAACTGTACAGTTCAATACTACATCTATGCCTTTTTTACGTTATTGATGCTTTCTTTAGAACGCCAAGCCTACTATACCCTGCAGAAATACTGCAGCCTATAAAGATGAATAAAGGACTGACTTCGTAGCCTTCCAGAAGTCTTTAGGTTTTATTAACTGCACTTATATGCCTACAGATAAGGTTGTCCTTGGTTGACTGAGACACTAATGTGTTCATTATGAGTTACCTATTTGCTTGAGCTATCATTGTAAATTCAAGGTAACTCACTTTTCCTAGCCCAACACAACCCAATCATGTTTCAGGATGCTGTGCTGTTCGGTGTTTCCAAGGATGTAAGATAATATAGATGTATcgcaatattttattttgcaacacttatcaattttcaaaaataaagcatagatttttaaatattagtttacATTTAAAGATAACTTTGACTTTATGGATAATGAATAATTTTGTTTTGTGCTTTAGCCCCAACCGATATATAGCAGTGTTGTCCTCTGTTGTTTGATCACACTGTCATAATTGCTTTTACTTAGATTTTGAATTAGTAAAGTTCGATGTACGCCTattagtgggtgccagatagacGTGGCAgacgttccatttctgaagtaGTTTAACAATCCTCAGTACACAGTTTTACATGTGTACCTTATACAcgttatagaaggcattaccacccacagcggACGGCAAAGTGTGTGGTTATGATTGTAACCAGCAACTGGTTCTGTTTAgatcagaaacctgtaaagaactcttatgTGCCAGTGATTTTCATTACACTTTTCTTTAACTTAAATACAAGAACCATGTTTAATATTGCaccatgtttaatattaaagGTTTGTGCATTAATTTAAAAGTCTAAAGCTTTTGGAGAATTGAGATCCACTCATATATTTGAATAATATCgagatttataaaaaataaaaaaataaaaaaattattaatcacCCAGGCTAAGCTATAACTGTACGTCTGTCAATTGGAAAATTGGAAATTGGAAAATGCCAGAaatacatccacatttaatgcaggaggacCCACCAGCATATTCTGCAGGCCAGCACagaattatttattcatattgggacatggcaaaagtcgtGGACCCTAATACTACTTCCTGTCCCACGACATCCAATATTTTCATCCACAAAACATGACCTCGTCTTACCTGCGATGCAGCGAATCTCTGGGAGACACATCATGATCTCGGGGAAGCGTTTGGGCTGGTGAGGGTATTTGTACTCAGTGTAGTCCTGGCACACATACCAGTACCGCTTGTTCAGCTGCTCCAACTGGGACACATTCGTCAAACCTCGGATATCTagaagagggacagagagagaaagagaccgaCCGAGTCAGTGAGGGCTGCTGCTGTCGACAAAGAACCCAAACCATATAACTCATACCCCTCTTACTAACTAAGCGTTAAAAATGCACAACGTTACAGCGTGGCATTAAAAACTCTTGAGTCTCAAATGAATGCCTAAAGCATTGCTTGGACAGACATATTCTTATTAGCCCTCGCATTTTCTGAATTTTCTTAGTGGAAAAAGAGATTCTAGCACTTCGGCCTTGAGGGATACAGAACAACCTGTTTCCTGCACTAAATGAACTAAGTATTAAAAAGATGAACTTGGGTGACATCTCAGAAGAACAGGGGCAGGGacattaatataacattaataagCATGGGTGAAAATTTCTGACCTCTGCATAATTAGATTAGGTCGTAAAAATTTCATTTAACCTCCCAATTTTATAAAAAGCCGAACACAAAAATGTGACAGACATAGACAACTGTATTAACCTATACTGAAAAGAACTGAATGTTTAATTTTAAAGTGCCTTTTACAATTTCACTACTGTGAACTACTGCATTACTATGAATAGTGTTATGACATTTCATTATATTGCATTTTCAGATCGATAGATCACAACACATCAAAGCATTTTAACCCTAATAATACCTATATGGTAAGTGCAGACCAGAGAAACACTGGTATACTAGTACAGAACagatgataaaatgataaaatcacaAATTCTGCTGTGCTAAGGTTGAGTATGTATGTTACCTTGGTTCAGGAAGTTGATGGCCTTCATGCAGGCATACTCCTCATTGCTGACCTTCAACTGGTGGAACTTGCGGAACAGATAGATCAGCTTCTCCATCACCTCCATACCATCCTCACTGAacctgcacacacatacacaacatatTTAACAACAGCTTAAGACAAATTATAAGGTAGCcatattaataaaacatatttattcaaTATACCagtttaaacctttaatgaaTCTGAAGAGCttctatttttgtaatattttatttttctgcctTTTGCTGGCAAATTTTGAAAAGCATTTTAACTGGGGAAATAAAGTCACGTTTTTGGTACTTCTGCGAATACTGTATATTAGGAGAAAATTACGTGCTCCTTCCACAACCTGAACTGGAAACatgtaaaaactgtaatttaCAACATAACGTGATTAAGGCTTTAAGATGGTTGTTTTGATATTTTACACTTGCTacaatttatttttctattagtGTAGATACTGCCATGTGTAGCATAACCAAACTGTAGTAGCATAATCAAACATAACAGACCTGCATTAAGTTAACGTCATGCTAACTGTGGTATTAGCTTCTGTTACTTGTTAGCTATGTACATTAGCCCCGAAGCTTCAGTTAAAAATTAAAGAGGTGAACATCAGACACCAAACTAAAATCAAACTaggctaaaaatatataaatctgacTCTTTCCCAAACTATTCTATCCAAACTTTAACCACACTGTTCTGCAAGTTCTTCTACTAGATAACAGGTCACCGTTTTAAAAGAGCACCTGTTAATCCACACCACAGTTAATCCACACAGGAGGTCAAGAGGGAGCAGGACAAGAGTCTGCTGATCCAGACTAATTCACACAGACACTCGCAAACACACAATTAAACTTGTTCTGCTCCAGATGTGGCCAGTATTTCACCTTGGCACACACTGTACTAGCCACACAGTGACGCAAGAGTGAGTACATGAAGCCAAAACCAGCAAAGTGGTCCAAATTCTTCCTCATCTTTACTCTGTAACAGTCACACTCATGATCATAAGGTGGTCGACTGATCACTCTATCAGATGCTAATTAACACAGAATCATAGAACTGTGGTCACAATGAAGGCACGTTTTGTATCTGAGAAGAAAAGAAATGCATACAAAGGAAGACACAACAGCACTATTTTactttctctgtgtctgtctgtcctcATCCCACTCCCGCCTACACACTCTGACTCTTCCTTTCTCttattcttcctctctctccctctctctcacacacacatactttcttCTCTTCCTACTTGGTCACAGATGCCTGCAGCTATCTGAACCATGGAGAATGAGCCAAATGTAATGATTTAAACGCTACTAAAGCAGAGATCACTGAAAACAGCCCAATTACGCTGTTTAGACTGGCGCTATCAAGCTCAAGCTTAGTGGACACTCCTGTTGAACTCACAGACACGTGTACTGTATGGTTACATCTATTCGGACGGTAATGTGTGTTCATGAATGCATGAGAAGGAAGGTAGCTCAAGCGTTAAATACCACAAATTCAGTAACAAAGCTGTAGATTAGTCATGAGATGGGACATGAGGGCAGATAAGCGTCTTCACCATTGAGCTGCCATTTAAGGAGAGAACTTCTGTTTGTTTAGCTGTCTTTCATGCTCAGACCTATTCTACATAAAGTTTACTCAATGAGACTATTATATGGCCTGGCCTAATTACTCCCAGTGAAGCTTAACTTCCTTATATATGTTAGTATTATTTctttgatttctgttttttttttttttttttttagaaaatcttTCATGATTAGTATCCCAAATTTTATCACATTACAAAATAGTGTATTTCTGATTGGGAAGGTCCCTGAGAAATGCTAAACTTATTTATATATCATCCAGTTTAAAAGCCTTTTGCCTTGTGAGATGAAGCACTATATTGCTGGAAGTAGCTGGTTGAAGATTGGCCAGGACTCAGCAACAATATTCACGCAAACATGCTGTGGCACAcaggatatttttaaaatattcacCACCTCCACAAGACTGGACTGACACAAGGAACATTGGGCACATGGATTCTGACTGATCAATTTTGGTGAACCCGTGCccaactgcagcctcagctttctgttcttagcttaACAAGGAGAAAATCCTGCTGTTGTTCTGCTTAACATGCTACTTTTATTCTGCCCAGAAactgttaaaaaatgtatttaattgtcAGAGACTCACCCCTGCAGCTCATCATCGGACGGTGTGTATTTATCAGTGACGTTGGCCAGGTCACCCAGGATCTGGGCACTGTAGACGGTCAGGCAGGCCAGAAGGATGAGCTCCTGCCAGGTGGCGCTCAGCAGACGCGTGTAGTCCTCGATGGAGAGCTCGCAGAAGAACGGCAGCTTCTTGATCCAGGAGATCTGCCTGAAGAGCAGTTCATCAGCCAGACGACAGAGGAGAGCAAAGAGCTCCACCTGGGTCACCCGATAcctagacagacagatggacagatgaatagatagatagataaaaagatagtcagacagacagattcaTAGGGCAGTAAaagagaagagatataaattTGGTGAATTATTAACATTGAAAAGCCATTTCAAAACAATACTAATCTGTTTTGTTTGACACATTAATTATCTCCGTTATTAAGAGCTCACCCGTCCTCTATGAGCATGGGTGTGCCCAGTGGGGCCAGTTCCTCTGCTGCCACCAGCTGGCTGATGAGGGTATGACTCTGAGGGTACAGGCTGCGGGGCTGTGCTGTGTATCCAAACAGGTGTGGAAGGAACTGGTAGTGTTGGGCCACTGCGCTGCCGATGTACTGCTCTCTCAAAGCTGCTGTGTAGccattcagctccactgagcgaCTGTAGGGGAGAGGGGGTAGCAGACAGACGAGAAGAAAGGAAAGGTGTTAGAAAGAGGGATATAAGTGGTGTAGAGTGGAGAAAGTACTCCAATATTTGGAAATGATGCTTCAAAAACCTCTTAAGACTGTTAACATGTATTTAATGACAGCCTGTGCCATAGACTGTTTTTTCTAAATACATTCAATGATTATGCATATGTAATGATTACTTGAAGAATTACTTGAAAGTACTT encodes:
- the nr6a1a gene encoding nuclear receptor subfamily 6 group A member 1-A isoform X1, with amino-acid sequence MVDRARGAELSERRCGAAGGGFFAGLLEADENNGADDQAEQRSCLICGDRATGLHYGIISCEGCKGFFKRSICNKRVYRCSRDKNCEMSRKQRNRCQYCRLLKCLQMGMNRKAIREDGMPGGRNKSIGPVQISDEEIERIMSGQEFKDEANMPEHTWGNNGDSDHSSPGNGVSDGNQPSPASTLSSNRSVELNGYTAALREQYIGSAVAQHYQFLPHLFGYTAQPRSLYPQSHTLISQLVAAEELAPLGTPMLIEDGYRVTQVELFALLCRLADELLFRQISWIKKLPFFCELSIEDYTRLLSATWQELILLACLTVYSAQILGDLANVTDKYTPSDDELQGFSEDGMEVMEKLIYLFRKFHQLKVSNEEYACMKAINFLNQDIRGLTNVSQLEQLNKRYWYVCQDYTEYKYPHQPKRFPEIMMCLPEIRCIAGKLVNVPLEQLPLLFKAVLHSCKTSLNNYRTSSSPCVTKGTAPAN
- the nr6a1a gene encoding nuclear receptor subfamily 6 group A member 1-A isoform X2 produces the protein MNEWQWDRKRHEMDSWEDDQAEQRSCLICGDRATGLHYGIISCEGCKGFFKRSICNKRVYRCSRDKNCEMSRKQRNRCQYCRLLKCLQMGMNRKAIREDGMPGGRNKSIGPVQISDEEIERIMSGQEFKDEANMPEHTWGNNGDSDHSSPGNGVSDGNQPSPASTLSSNRSVELNGYTAALREQYIGSAVAQHYQFLPHLFGYTAQPRSLYPQSHTLISQLVAAEELAPLGTPMLIEDGYRVTQVELFALLCRLADELLFRQISWIKKLPFFCELSIEDYTRLLSATWQELILLACLTVYSAQILGDLANVTDKYTPSDDELQGFSEDGMEVMEKLIYLFRKFHQLKVSNEEYACMKAINFLNQDIRGLTNVSQLEQLNKRYWYVCQDYTEYKYPHQPKRFPEIMMCLPEIRCIAGKLVNVPLEQLPLLFKAVLHSCKTSLNNYRTSSSPCVTKGTAPAN